One Vallitalea pronyensis genomic region harbors:
- a CDS encoding ABC transporter ATP-binding protein, with product MESEARLSIRDIHKTFHSKDGLHKVVDGVSLDVKDNEFLVILGPGYCGKSVLMNMIANLMKPDSGEIVIDGNKQKFKDGTSKKVGMVFQKLSLAPWKTVMQNVEFGLKLNGVDKEKRRKVAQKYIDLVGLTDFEKHYPHELSGGMKQRVGIARAYTNNPEILIMDEPFGQLDAQTRYSMQKEIIRIWEKDKRTIVFITNNIEEACYLGDRIVLLTECPAKVKKVYELNMPRPRNMVDKEFLEIRKIISDNTDLSL from the coding sequence ATGGAATCAGAAGCTCGATTAAGTATAAGAGATATTCATAAGACATTTCATTCAAAAGATGGGCTACACAAAGTAGTTGATGGTGTTTCATTAGATGTGAAAGACAATGAATTTTTGGTTATTCTAGGACCAGGGTATTGTGGAAAATCTGTTTTGATGAACATGATAGCCAATCTTATGAAGCCGGATTCAGGTGAAATTGTCATTGATGGCAACAAACAGAAATTCAAAGATGGTACCAGTAAGAAAGTGGGCATGGTTTTCCAAAAGTTGAGTCTTGCCCCATGGAAAACAGTCATGCAGAACGTTGAATTTGGCTTAAAACTTAACGGGGTGGATAAAGAAAAACGACGTAAAGTGGCGCAAAAATACATCGACCTTGTAGGTTTAACAGATTTTGAAAAGCATTATCCCCATGAACTTTCTGGAGGTATGAAACAACGTGTTGGTATTGCCAGAGCTTATACCAATAACCCTGAGATTCTTATTATGGATGAGCCCTTTGGTCAACTTGATGCACAGACAAGGTACAGCATGCAGAAAGAAATCATTCGTATCTGGGAAAAAGATAAACGTACCATCGTTTTTATTACCAACAACATTGAAGAAGCTTGTTACCTAGGCGATAGAATCGTTCTATTAACAGAATGCCCCGCCAAAGTGAAGAAAGTATATGAACTGAATATGCCAAGACCTAGAAACATGGTCGATAAAGAGTTCCTTGAAATTCGTAAAATTATATCTGACAATACGGATCTTTCACTCTAG
- a CDS encoding ABC transporter permease encodes MKSRQKKTIAVLTKIMPYLSISLLVLLWFSASSVNAELVPSPVMVFERLALLFNKPIMKLNLFGHIWASLQRVLLAMLFATVIGVTLGVMIGWNKKLRLTVGTLFELIRPIPPIAWLPIVIMWYGIGEFPKVLIVFIGALMPIVINTYTGIKMVDPNILDMGRVFNAKNRQLLFEIAIPSAVPVIFAGIKNAMGVGWMVVLAAEMIGAKAGVGFLITRGMEYYDVALILVGMLSIGIIGALLSVATDYVERWVCPWNQKLD; translated from the coding sequence ATGAAAAGTAGACAGAAAAAAACGATTGCTGTATTAACAAAGATTATGCCCTATTTATCCATATCCCTATTGGTTCTTCTATGGTTCTCAGCTTCTAGCGTGAATGCTGAACTGGTGCCAAGTCCTGTTATGGTTTTTGAAAGATTAGCTTTATTATTCAATAAACCTATTATGAAGTTAAACTTATTTGGTCATATTTGGGCTAGTTTACAACGTGTTTTACTAGCCATGTTATTTGCCACAGTCATTGGTGTGACCCTTGGTGTAATGATTGGCTGGAATAAGAAATTAAGATTAACCGTTGGTACGTTATTTGAATTGATTCGTCCAATACCACCAATTGCTTGGTTGCCTATCGTTATTATGTGGTACGGCATCGGCGAATTTCCAAAGGTACTCATCGTATTCATTGGTGCGTTAATGCCCATTGTTATTAACACATATACAGGTATTAAGATGGTCGATCCCAACATATTAGATATGGGTCGCGTATTTAATGCTAAAAATAGACAGTTATTGTTTGAAATTGCCATACCGTCAGCAGTACCCGTTATTTTTGCAGGTATTAAAAATGCAATGGGTGTGGGCTGGATGGTTGTGTTAGCAGCAGAAATGATAGGTGCAAAAGCCGGTGTAGGTTTCTTAATCACACGAGGTATGGAGTACTATGATGTTGCGTTGATACTTGTTGGTATGTTATCCATCGGTATCATAGGTGCGTTATTGTCAGTAGCGACAGATTATGTTGAAAGGTGGGTATGCCCATGGAATCAGAAGCTCGATTAA
- a CDS encoding ABC transporter permease produces MKNAKKFFSGNMQNFLLPIATVFVFLLIWQIAAATGAVPESKLPQPTRILNTFFEKMQSPDPDGSTLIQNALASLKVTLAGLLMGIFLGTPIGLLMGWYKPVDNFVRPLFEIIRPIPPIAWIPLTILWIGVGMFAKVMIIFFSAFIPCILNSYAGIKGTSKTLINVSKTFGATNFEIFYKIGVPSAMPMVFAGMRIAMGGAWGTLVAAELLAANTGLGYMIMMGRQFGRPDIIVLGMVVIGILGYLFTLTFEKIENYIVRGRAEHEK; encoded by the coding sequence GTGAAAAATGCAAAGAAATTTTTCTCTGGTAATATGCAAAATTTTTTATTACCCATTGCTACTGTATTTGTATTTTTATTGATTTGGCAGATTGCGGCAGCAACGGGAGCAGTTCCAGAGAGTAAATTACCTCAACCGACAAGGATATTGAATACCTTTTTTGAAAAGATGCAAAGTCCAGATCCAGATGGATCGACGTTAATACAGAACGCTTTGGCCAGTTTGAAAGTGACCTTAGCAGGCTTGTTAATGGGTATATTTTTAGGTACCCCCATTGGCTTATTGATGGGTTGGTATAAACCCGTTGATAACTTTGTTCGTCCATTGTTTGAGATTATACGTCCTATTCCACCTATTGCTTGGATTCCTTTAACCATTCTTTGGATTGGCGTTGGTATGTTTGCAAAAGTGATGATTATCTTTTTCTCAGCGTTCATTCCGTGTATTCTTAATTCTTATGCAGGTATAAAAGGCACCAGTAAAACCTTGATTAATGTATCCAAAACATTTGGTGCTACCAATTTTGAAATATTTTATAAAATTGGTGTCCCTTCTGCTATGCCAATGGTTTTTGCAGGTATGCGTATTGCCATGGGTGGTGCATGGGGAACATTGGTTGCAGCTGAACTTCTAGCAGCAAATACTGGACTGGGTTATATGATTATGATGGGACGACAATTTGGTCGACCTGATATTATTGTTTTAGGTATGGTTGTTATTGGTATCCTGGGTTATCTCTTTACGCTAACCTTTGAAAAAATTGAGAACTACATAGTAAGAGGGAGGGCAGAACATGAAAAGTAG
- a CDS encoding ABC transporter substrate-binding protein: MKKLIGLLLVLVMVTGVFTACGNAEKDDNGGSGTGSEQNGNPLAEEAFAGIEKLDKETKLNIGILAGSTHGFTNYLIGKLGGYEKVGLDENIIIFGNGPIMVESVSSNAWDVGIYGLGGTLSGTLGQDIINLGACSKDYHGLMVFADPESDVVKAGKNIDESPLLYGTADTWKGKEIFIPVGTTLHYAFSKGLEKFGLTDNDVKLTHMDVQNVNTALRAGKCELGGVWGNFCYGDLNDKFIPVVQAEDVGVRLVTVFAANPRSYEDAEKKEATKKWMEIYFAAVEWLYANDENLNQGIEWFLEWNEENGVKTNAEEIKAHLTYNGCYTLEENYEMVTTKSADGKMNLIEEYNYLPLLFFIENGNYKPEDADKLIDGYFYDEVITELYDKKNK; the protein is encoded by the coding sequence ATGAAAAAACTGATTGGTTTATTATTAGTATTGGTAATGGTAACAGGTGTATTTACAGCGTGCGGTAATGCTGAAAAGGATGACAATGGTGGATCTGGAACAGGTTCAGAACAAAATGGTAATCCCCTTGCAGAAGAGGCATTTGCTGGTATTGAGAAGTTGGATAAAGAAACAAAGCTTAATATTGGTATATTAGCTGGTAGTACACATGGATTTACCAACTACTTAATTGGCAAATTAGGAGGTTATGAGAAAGTAGGTCTTGATGAGAACATTATCATCTTCGGTAATGGTCCAATCATGGTTGAATCCGTATCTTCCAATGCTTGGGATGTAGGTATCTATGGTCTTGGTGGTACATTATCAGGAACACTTGGACAAGATATTATTAACCTTGGTGCTTGTTCCAAAGACTATCATGGTTTAATGGTATTCGCAGATCCAGAGTCCGATGTTGTGAAAGCAGGAAAAAATATAGATGAATCACCATTATTATATGGTACTGCTGATACTTGGAAAGGCAAAGAAATCTTTATTCCAGTTGGTACAACACTTCACTACGCATTCAGTAAAGGTCTTGAAAAGTTTGGCTTAACGGATAATGATGTGAAGTTAACCCATATGGATGTTCAGAACGTTAATACAGCTCTACGTGCTGGTAAATGTGAACTTGGTGGTGTTTGGGGTAATTTCTGTTATGGTGATTTGAATGACAAATTTATTCCAGTGGTACAGGCAGAAGATGTAGGTGTCCGCTTAGTAACTGTTTTTGCGGCTAATCCCAGATCTTATGAAGATGCTGAGAAGAAAGAAGCCACTAAGAAATGGATGGAAATCTACTTTGCTGCAGTTGAGTGGTTATACGCTAATGATGAGAACTTAAACCAAGGTATTGAATGGTTCTTAGAGTGGAATGAAGAAAATGGCGTTAAAACAAATGCAGAAGAAATTAAAGCCCATTTAACGTACAATGGTTGTTATACACTTGAAGAGAACTATGAAATGGTTACAACAAAGTCAGCAGATGGAAAAATGAACTTAATTGAAGAATATAACTATCTTCCATTATTATTCTTTATTGAGAATGGTAACTATAAACCAGAAGATGCAGATAAGTTAATTGATGGTTATTTCTATGATGAAGTAATTACAGAATTATACGATAAAAAGAATAAATAG
- a CDS encoding transketolase family protein: MERLVKVYDTNFVKWAKDKPEVLSLSADLTGGCEIRDFQATYPDRFYSMGIAEQNMHSFAGGLASEGYVPFIHTFAVFIYRRSLDQVHMSIAHPNAKVRMVGSVPGVTSPAGATHQAMDDIGVMRTVPNMTIIECGDATDVESFFPLSEQVDGPIYVRVLRGEMPRLFNTPMAINKSRMLSDGDDIVLLSSGVCTEEAMRAVHAIQKQGITVHHRHVTCLKPFDDQELMDAIKKSKHGVLTMENHNVLGGLGSIVADKMAEQGIAQKLYKIGIQDEYMHGGSKLYLMKRYGLDAMAVVKKVEEMLDKTLNITEDMLEDFHFELMNDDTRALGV; the protein is encoded by the coding sequence ATGGAAAGACTCGTAAAAGTTTATGATACTAATTTTGTCAAATGGGCAAAAGATAAACCAGAAGTATTATCCCTATCAGCAGATTTAACAGGTGGATGTGAAATTAGAGATTTTCAAGCCACATACCCTGATCGATTCTACTCCATGGGTATAGCAGAACAAAACATGCACAGTTTTGCAGGAGGTCTAGCCAGTGAAGGCTATGTACCTTTTATCCATACATTTGCTGTATTTATTTATAGAAGATCTTTAGACCAGGTACATATGTCCATTGCGCACCCTAATGCAAAAGTGCGTATGGTTGGATCTGTACCAGGTGTTACATCACCAGCTGGCGCAACCCACCAAGCCATGGATGATATTGGTGTTATGCGAACAGTACCCAATATGACCATTATTGAATGTGGTGATGCAACAGATGTGGAATCCTTTTTCCCATTAAGTGAACAGGTGGACGGTCCTATCTATGTCCGTGTACTTCGTGGTGAGATGCCTAGATTATTCAATACACCTATGGCCATTAACAAATCAAGAATGCTCAGTGATGGTGACGATATCGTCCTTCTTTCATCAGGTGTTTGTACAGAAGAAGCCATGCGTGCAGTGCATGCCATACAAAAGCAAGGCATTACAGTACATCACAGACATGTGACTTGTTTAAAGCCTTTTGATGATCAAGAATTGATGGACGCTATTAAAAAGTCCAAACACGGTGTGTTGACCATGGAGAATCACAATGTACTGGGTGGGTTAGGTTCCATCGTAGCCGATAAGATGGCAGAACAAGGTATTGCTCAGAAACTCTATAAGATTGGTATTCAAGACGAATACATGCATGGTGGATCAAAACTTTATTTAATGAAGCGTTATGGTCTTGATGCCATGGCAGTTGTTAAGAAAGTTGAAGAAATGTTGGATAAAACATTGAACATTACAGAAGATATGCTGGAAGATTTCCACTTTGAATTAATGAATGATGATACAAGAGCTTTAGGGGTTTAG
- a CDS encoding 1-deoxy-D-xylulose-5-phosphate synthase N-terminal domain-containing protein has translation MKVNKNDLDPRQVANGIRSRVLDLSIKRGGGNLSQACSSAEIMAALYTRMMNITDLEEPLTPKKFVGAPSATNKDSFTGDDYNGIRGPQYDRFYLSPSQYSIVLYATLAETGRMTNEGFNLFGEDGYVIEHIGESHSPGMDINGGSLGQAISQAAGIALARKLRGDTGRQFVFLGDGECQLGQTWEAVQAMCYRQLDNMVVIVDENGQQCDGKIDDVCGCVQLDKRFEAFGCKVVKVDGHDVDALIEAAKVKEEGKPLVIMAKTSPYQGMDVLKEKGTRIHYVRLTQDDKPKFQACLDKLQA, from the coding sequence ATGAAAGTAAACAAAAATGACCTTGATCCTCGTCAGGTTGCTAATGGTATCAGAAGCCGTGTATTAGACCTATCCATTAAGCGAGGTGGAGGAAATCTAAGCCAAGCGTGTTCTTCAGCGGAGATTATGGCAGCACTATATACAAGAATGATGAACATTACAGACCTGGAAGAGCCCTTAACACCTAAAAAATTCGTAGGAGCGCCAAGTGCCACCAACAAAGACTCGTTTACAGGTGATGATTATAACGGTATACGAGGACCACAGTATGACAGATTTTATCTTTCACCTTCACAGTACTCCATCGTATTATACGCTACATTAGCTGAAACAGGACGTATGACCAATGAAGGTTTTAATCTTTTTGGTGAAGATGGTTATGTGATTGAGCATATTGGTGAATCCCATTCACCAGGGATGGACATTAATGGTGGATCTCTGGGACAGGCTATTAGTCAAGCCGCAGGTATTGCACTTGCTAGAAAATTACGTGGTGACACAGGCAGACAATTTGTTTTTCTAGGTGATGGTGAGTGTCAACTGGGACAAACATGGGAAGCGGTACAAGCGATGTGCTATCGACAACTTGACAACATGGTGGTCATTGTTGATGAAAATGGGCAGCAATGTGATGGTAAAATTGATGACGTGTGTGGCTGTGTTCAATTGGATAAACGATTTGAAGCTTTTGGCTGTAAAGTTGTAAAAGTAGATGGTCACGATGTTGATGCATTAATAGAGGCAGCAAAGGTAAAAGAAGAAGGTAAACCACTTGTCATTATGGCTAAGACGAGTCCTTATCAAGGTATGGATGTCTTAAAAGAAAAGGGAACAAGAATTCATTATGTACGCTTAACACAAGATGATAAACCAAAATTCCAAGCATGCCTTGACAAATTACAGGCGTAA
- a CDS encoding SDR family NAD(P)-dependent oxidoreductase — MKGLEGKVAIVTGSARGIGKAIATALASYKVKVVIADILEELAIETSKELNDLGLETSVYKVDLRQIEEINKLVDFTVKTYGTVDILVNCAAIQIRKASANFEEDDWDFINDVNLKAPFFLSQAAGKIMLEKGKGSIVCISSGTAIRYTSRRVPYNVTKAAVNALAGALGNEWARFGVRVNAVAPGWNATEMVKDGLKMGIIKEDEILPMVPVNRFMDPKEVANTVCFLASDEASGIVGQTIYVDGGGSLRCIPETNDFAYDQND; from the coding sequence ATGAAAGGTTTAGAAGGAAAGGTTGCAATCGTTACAGGTAGTGCAAGAGGCATTGGTAAGGCAATCGCTACAGCATTAGCATCCTACAAGGTAAAAGTTGTTATTGCAGATATTTTAGAAGAATTAGCTATAGAAACATCCAAAGAGCTAAATGATCTTGGATTAGAGACTTCTGTTTATAAAGTAGACTTACGACAAATAGAAGAAATTAATAAGTTGGTTGATTTTACTGTTAAAACATATGGTACAGTAGATATTTTAGTGAACTGTGCAGCCATTCAAATTAGAAAAGCTTCAGCGAACTTTGAAGAAGACGATTGGGATTTCATTAATGATGTTAATCTAAAAGCACCATTTTTCTTATCCCAAGCAGCAGGAAAAATCATGCTTGAAAAAGGTAAAGGTTCCATTGTATGCATCTCATCTGGAACAGCTATCCGTTATACGTCAAGAAGAGTACCGTACAATGTAACAAAAGCAGCAGTAAATGCCCTTGCAGGAGCTCTTGGGAACGAATGGGCAAGATTTGGTGTAAGAGTGAATGCTGTTGCTCCAGGATGGAATGCAACAGAGATGGTGAAAGATGGATTAAAGATGGGCATTATAAAAGAAGATGAAATTCTGCCAATGGTGCCAGTTAATCGATTCATGGATCCAAAAGAAGTTGCCAATACCGTTTGCTTCTTAGCATCGGATGAAGCATCGGGTATCGTTGGTCAAACCATCTATGTGGATGGTGGCGGAAGCTTAAGATGCATACCTGAAACCAATGATTTTGCCTATGATCAAAACGACTAA
- a CDS encoding LacI family DNA-binding transcriptional regulator → MSVTLKDIARMANVSISTVSRVINDDKAKPASKKTAEKVWAIAKEVGYVPNQHARNLIKGEGVAWERKKTKTIGCVYTSTKDSMSDPFFSYMGMGIKEQLTKDGYTLAFVMSIYDKSFEDMYQYLQKNPVDGIIVMGRFKQKTLDYLKENCDHIIYAGVNYVNAGFDEVICDSYKGASDMVDYLIKIGHSKIGYIGDGISHGEEDVVNEHRFEAYRDTLNKHGLPLVDDYIVKAKPYIQYAYDTMKAYLKGRHKNQLPSAFFCTNDMTAIGAMKAILEKGIKIPEDIAITGFDNVETSSFVNPPLTTIDVPKEELGRMAVRILIDKIEQGRQYPIRVDLPYALIIRDSCLAKK, encoded by the coding sequence ATGTCAGTGACATTAAAAGATATTGCCCGTATGGCAAATGTATCGATTTCTACAGTGTCTCGGGTAATAAATGACGATAAAGCAAAACCAGCAAGTAAAAAAACAGCAGAAAAAGTATGGGCCATTGCGAAAGAAGTAGGCTATGTACCCAATCAGCATGCAAGAAATTTGATAAAAGGTGAAGGCGTAGCGTGGGAAAGAAAAAAAACAAAAACCATTGGCTGTGTCTACACATCCACAAAAGATAGTATGAGCGACCCTTTTTTCTCGTATATGGGTATGGGCATTAAAGAACAATTGACGAAAGATGGGTATACACTGGCTTTTGTCATGTCCATTTATGATAAATCCTTTGAGGATATGTACCAGTATCTTCAAAAGAATCCTGTTGATGGCATCATTGTGATGGGACGATTCAAGCAAAAAACATTAGACTATCTGAAAGAGAATTGTGACCATATTATCTATGCTGGTGTTAATTACGTCAATGCTGGATTTGATGAAGTCATTTGCGATAGCTACAAAGGTGCAAGTGACATGGTGGACTATTTAATTAAAATCGGTCACTCTAAGATTGGTTATATTGGTGATGGTATCAGTCACGGGGAAGAGGACGTGGTGAATGAGCATCGCTTTGAAGCCTATCGGGATACGTTGAACAAACATGGTTTGCCATTGGTAGATGATTACATAGTAAAGGCTAAACCCTATATCCAATATGCCTACGATACCATGAAAGCCTATTTAAAAGGGCGACATAAAAATCAGCTGCCTAGTGCATTCTTTTGTACCAACGATATGACAGCAATTGGTGCCATGAAAGCCATCTTGGAAAAAGGCATCAAAATACCAGAAGATATTGCTATTACAGGCTTTGACAATGTTGAAACGTCTTCCTTTGTTAATCCTCCCCTAACCACAATTGATGTACCAAAAGAAGAACTGGGTAGAATGGCAGTGCGTATACTCATTGATAAGATTGAGCAAGGGCGCCAATACCCTATTCGTGTAGACTTACCTTATGCATTAATTATTCGAGACAGCTGTTTAGCAAAAAAATAA
- a CDS encoding molybdopterin molybdotransferase MoeA gives MMVEHIELERAQCILKDVVLHLREEAIPIMDAMNRVISKDVMAKHCQPPFDRSPLDGYAIYGEDTLDIKPQQPVRLQVVDEAYAGRPSKRKLLRGEAIRIMTGAVIPQGANAVIRQEDTTDIGGYVQIHQPVMPNTNICYAGEDYLEDQLLIEKGQLLNAYHIGVLASAGYEKVWVICKPKIGILSTGDELIQPIENLSYGKIYNSNQYTIGARLKALGCQLICLTCYGDDMSKVVNVIKENSHKFDALVTTGGVSVGKKDIIHDVIKRLGAEQLFWRINIKPGSPAMASKYRGKLMLSLSGNPSAASITFELLFSQWLGHKLGCQALGYKKLRSTFCGEYNKPSNTRRFLRAIHDQGKVRLPKGNLSSGALLSMTQVNGLIDIEAGSLGLKHGQEVTILTW, from the coding sequence ATGATGGTAGAGCATATTGAACTAGAAAGAGCTCAATGCATACTGAAGGATGTGGTATTGCACCTAAGAGAAGAAGCGATACCCATTATGGATGCAATGAATAGGGTGATATCAAAAGATGTGATGGCAAAGCATTGTCAACCACCTTTTGATAGGTCACCACTGGATGGTTATGCCATATATGGTGAAGACACTTTGGACATTAAGCCCCAACAACCTGTTAGGTTACAAGTGGTTGATGAGGCATATGCAGGTAGACCATCCAAAAGAAAACTCTTAAGAGGTGAAGCCATACGCATCATGACAGGGGCTGTTATACCACAAGGAGCCAATGCTGTCATTAGACAAGAAGATACCACTGATATAGGAGGTTATGTTCAGATCCATCAACCTGTCATGCCTAACACCAATATATGTTATGCAGGTGAAGACTATCTTGAAGACCAACTTTTAATTGAAAAAGGTCAGTTGCTTAATGCTTACCATATAGGTGTTCTAGCAAGTGCTGGGTATGAAAAAGTATGGGTTATATGTAAGCCTAAGATTGGAATTTTGTCAACGGGTGATGAGTTAATTCAACCCATAGAAAATCTCAGTTATGGTAAAATCTATAACAGTAATCAATACACCATAGGAGCTAGACTAAAGGCTCTCGGTTGTCAACTGATATGCTTAACTTGCTATGGTGATGATATGTCGAAAGTGGTAAATGTCATCAAAGAGAATAGCCATAAGTTTGATGCCCTTGTTACCACAGGCGGTGTATCTGTCGGTAAGAAAGACATCATCCATGATGTGATAAAAAGGCTAGGTGCAGAACAGCTTTTTTGGCGAATCAATATAAAACCGGGTTCACCTGCAATGGCTTCTAAGTACAGAGGTAAATTGATGCTGAGTTTATCCGGTAACCCGTCGGCAGCAAGTATAACCTTTGAACTTCTTTTTTCACAATGGCTTGGACATAAATTAGGGTGTCAGGCTTTGGGCTATAAGAAGCTAAGGAGTACTTTTTGCGGTGAGTACAACAAGCCTAGTAACACCAGAAGATTTTTGAGAGCGATTCATGACCAAGGAAAAGTACGTTTACCTAAAGGTAACCTATCATCTGGCGCCTTGTTGTCCATGACACAAGTCAATGGTCTCATTGATATAGAAGCAGGTTCCCTTGGGCTTAAACATGGACAAGAAGTAACCATTCTCACATGGTGA
- the mobB gene encoding molybdopterin-guanine dinucleotide biosynthesis protein B — MMVFSVIGYKNSGKTATVVKLIEAFKHRNYRVGTIKNIHCEDFAMDQQDTDTSKHQRAGADIVAARGRTETDIMIQKQLGIDEIIKLYDVDVIIIEGAKSYKTPHIVTASTVEEMDALVNDQTLFVSGVVANDMDVYKDKLVLNPFKDMEKMVAILMASYGSDVYAQIV, encoded by the coding sequence ATGATGGTCTTTTCAGTGATAGGTTATAAGAACTCTGGTAAAACCGCCACAGTGGTTAAACTGATAGAAGCCTTCAAGCATAGAAACTACCGTGTAGGCACCATTAAGAACATTCATTGTGAGGATTTTGCAATGGATCAGCAAGATACAGATACCAGCAAACATCAGCGTGCTGGAGCAGATATTGTCGCAGCAAGAGGTAGGACAGAAACAGATATCATGATTCAAAAGCAGTTAGGGATTGATGAGATTATAAAATTATACGATGTGGATGTCATCATCATTGAAGGTGCAAAGTCCTATAAAACACCCCATATTGTTACAGCTTCTACTGTTGAAGAAATGGATGCATTGGTCAATGATCAGACCCTGTTTGTGTCTGGTGTTGTGGCTAATGACATGGATGTATATAAGGATAAGTTGGTGCTAAATCCATTTAAAGATATGGAGAAGATGGTGGCAATACTCATGGCAAGTTATGGCAGTGATGTATACGCACAAATTGTTTAA
- the mobA gene encoding molybdenum cofactor guanylyltransferase: MTTKEQKMDTAIVLSGGKSSRAGFDKQLMRIHHERIVIYLANKLKTLFCQVIIVTNKPKLYANTEYLVVSDRVKDYGPVAGIYTGLYYAKSDYAYVMACDMPHVSLPYIQWLKGKAHRDHYAHDIYAVKKNDGKIEPFHGFYAKRIEPVMKKMIQDNIQKLTAVYPRVTVDYVDEQAIKRFASQGDMFVNLNTRDDIRKYFKQERQGEDR; encoded by the coding sequence ATGACAACCAAAGAGCAAAAGATGGATACAGCCATCGTTTTAAGTGGTGGCAAAAGTTCCAGAGCAGGTTTTGATAAGCAATTAATGCGTATTCATCATGAAAGAATTGTGATTTACCTTGCTAATAAGCTAAAAACCTTGTTTTGTCAGGTGATTATCGTGACCAACAAACCTAAGCTCTATGCTAACACCGAGTACCTTGTGGTAAGTGACAGGGTAAAAGATTATGGACCTGTAGCTGGTATCTACACAGGTTTATATTATGCTAAGAGCGATTATGCCTATGTGATGGCCTGTGATATGCCTCATGTCAGTTTGCCTTACATTCAGTGGTTAAAAGGTAAGGCTCATAGGGATCATTATGCCCATGATATCTATGCTGTGAAGAAAAATGATGGGAAAATAGAACCTTTTCATGGCTTTTACGCCAAAAGAATAGAACCAGTCATGAAAAAAATGATACAGGATAATATACAAAAGTTAACGGCCGTTTACCCACGTGTCACTGTTGATTATGTGGATGAACAAGCCATTAAAAGGTTTGCATCTCAGGGTGACATGTTTGTTAACTTAAATACTAGAGATGACATCAGAAAGTATTTTAAACAGGAAAGGCAGGGTGAAGACAGATGA
- a CDS encoding FAD/NAD(P)-binding protein → MNPLLPVNAMITKIIKETTQEYRFRLKLVNNQPFHFRPGQFVMLSMMGVGEAPFSLTSDAHIHDTFEICVRKVGTVSKMLHEKKIGDMVGIRGPYGTYFDTKDYVGDHVFFIAGGLGLVPLRPVILACLGNREAYENITLLYGSKNIKDMVYKNFVKSWEKQEDIDVDIILDNPEGTAYPQGLITKLIADKVFHDQTTFIICGPPIMYKFVIKLLKEKKIMDHKIWISLERHMKCGVGLCGHCRMDDVCVCQSGPVFRYDQVKGKRGAIA, encoded by the coding sequence ATGAATCCTTTATTACCGGTCAATGCCATGATAACTAAGATTATAAAGGAAACAACCCAAGAGTACCGATTTCGACTTAAGCTGGTTAATAATCAGCCTTTTCACTTTAGACCAGGGCAATTTGTGATGTTATCCATGATGGGTGTTGGAGAAGCACCTTTTTCCCTTACATCGGATGCCCATATCCATGATACATTTGAAATTTGCGTGCGTAAAGTGGGGACTGTATCGAAGATGCTCCATGAGAAAAAGATAGGTGACATGGTTGGTATAAGAGGACCCTATGGGACTTATTTTGATACAAAAGATTATGTGGGTGACCATGTTTTTTTTATAGCTGGTGGTTTGGGGCTTGTACCTTTAAGACCTGTGATATTGGCTTGTCTAGGTAATCGAGAAGCTTATGAAAACATAACGTTGCTGTATGGTTCAAAGAATATCAAAGATATGGTCTATAAGAACTTTGTAAAATCCTGGGAAAAACAAGAAGACATAGATGTTGACATCATTCTTGATAATCCGGAGGGTACAGCCTATCCACAAGGGTTAATTACAAAACTCATAGCCGATAAAGTCTTCCATGACCAAACAACTTTTATTATTTGTGGACCCCCTATTATGTATAAATTTGTCATTAAACTTCTCAAGGAAAAGAAAATCATGGATCATAAAATCTGGATTTCCCTTGAAAGGCATATGAAATGCGGTGTGGGACTATGCGGCCACTGCCGTATGGATGATGTATGTGTATGCCAATCAGGGCCAGTCTTTCGGTACGATCAGGTTAAAGGTAAACGAGGTGCTATCGCATGA